In the genome of Tachysurus vachellii isolate PV-2020 chromosome 9, HZAU_Pvac_v1, whole genome shotgun sequence, one region contains:
- the herpud1 gene encoding homocysteine-responsive endoplasmic reticulum-resident ubiquitin-like domain member 1 protein — MDSQDSEKETISVVIKTPNQLHDDQTIENVNINWTVKDLKTHLARNYPSKPAEKDQRLIYSGKLLTDNLQIRDVFRKTDAVPTLHLVCALKPQPDFQQGARPKVKPAEQQASLAPTSQAPSAPAVSSTAGLRQRGHPAPAVPTAAWPATGTGTSTSEPRPAAMTHPAFPTYSLYSPQQLLWLQHMYARQYYMQYQAAIAAAASVPVTPPTSLPVMPQQATVPAGLPNQAPIENLPANQNVPDPAFINPDGANQNIRMNAQGGPVMEDEEDVERDWLDWVYTASRFAVFLSIVYFYSNLSRFILVMSSLFLMYLHTAGWFPFRQRARAEPPNHPVAEVIQNQQNQNQDRQEPMVPPVELEDGETDGGADVPLPTIAVPVSPVRPSILWTAWVFFKAFFASLVPEAPQAMAN, encoded by the exons ATGGATTCCCAGGACTCGGAAAAGGAGACGATTTCAGTTGTGATTAAAACGCCGAATCAACTTCATGACGATCAGACAATcgaaaatgtaaacattaactggaCGGTGAAGGATCTGAAAACTCATTTGGCGAGAAATTATCCGTCCAAACCG GCTGAAAAAGACCAGAGACTGATCTACTCGGGCAAACTGCTCACAGACAACCTGCAAATCAGAGACGTTTTTAGAAAG ACAGATGCAGTACCCACTCTTCACCTTGTGTGTGCACTTAAACCCCAGCCTGATTTTCAGCAGGGAGCCAGACCTAAG GTCAAACCAGCAGAGCAGCAGGCATCGCTAGCCCCTACCTCTCAGGCACCATCTGCGCCTGCTGTGTCCTCTACTGCCGGTCTCAGACAGCGTGGTCACCCTGCCCCTGCTGTGCCGACTGCTGCATGGCCTGCCACGGGCACTGGCACGAGCACATCCGA GCCAAGACCAGCAGCGATGACCCATCCAGCCTTCCCAACATACTCACTTTACAGCCCACAGCAACTCCTTTGGCTCCAGCATATGTACGCTCGACAGTATTATATGCAGTA CCAAGCAGCTATTGCGGCTGCTGCCTCTGTTCCAGTGACACCTCctacatcacttcctgtcatgCCGCAACAAGCCACTGTACCTGCAGGACTACCCAATCAGGCACCCATTGAGAACctgccagccaatcagaatgttCCAGACCCTGCTTTTATCAACCCAGATGGAGCCAATCAGAACATACGCATGAATGCTCAGGGTGGGCCAGTGatggaggatgaagaggatgtGGAAAGAGATTGGTTGGATTGGGTTTACACTGCCTCTCGCTTTGCTGTGTTTCTGAGCATAGTTTACTTCTATTCCAACCTGAGTCGCTTCATTCTAGTGATGAGCAGCCTGTTCCTCATGTAcct GCACACTGCTGGCTGGTTCCCATTCAGACAAAGAGCTCGGGCTGAGCCTCCAAACCATCCAGTGGCAGAGGTCATTCAGAATCAACAGAATCAGAACCAGGACAGACAAGAACCG atggTGCCCCCTGTTGAATTGGAGGATGGTGAGACAGATGGGGGCGCTGATGTTCCACTCCCCACGATTGCAGTTCCTGTGTCTCCAGTTCGGCCTTCTATTCTCTGGACAGCCTGGGTGTTCTTCAAAGCTTTCTTTGCCTCCCTTGTCCCTGAAGCTCCTCAGGCTATGGCTAACTGA
- the cetp gene encoding cholesteryl ester transfer protein, with the protein MKRNTVGPGVGLLLLFCLTAVGQSCVDPESAYRFTGIVCRLTYPAAVVLNEKTTEVIQAAFQHAKYPSIQGEKTILFMGKLKYGIHNLEIHNLTIGKSDFELQENKGIAITISNVSAVFTGTITYEYGSSLFSVGQSLDFEVESQIDLVINSNLHCGKGRVAADTSDCYLTFHKLLLLLQGDREPGWLKKVFTNFITITVKLVVKGQICKEINKVANILADFIQDTAEQFLSNGNISVDIGLTSAPVITSNYIESYHKGLVTYNSSTSVIKDSVFNPEQISENRSLYFWLSDVALDPLMTAAYHDGRFSRNISKTELADMFQTQLSTDRPNLVSKWLLSEEPLLRAWSASVPRFWTTLQASYVRVVAAVELSSAKQDSPVLYFETEVEVCVRASYAEKKVILKATPVHISTSNISISEGVSEMENGLSVYLQEAVEKIGITKVISYLEVAVTGLMDKQGLNLFDLINPEVIPYNGYVLVQMDFGFPQHLLVEFLRKTLD; encoded by the exons ATGAAGAGGAACACAGTGGGACCAGGTGTAGGATTGCTTCTGCTTTTTTGCCTGACTGCAGTAGGACAATCGTGTGTGGATCCTGAATCGGCCTACAGGTTTACCGGCATTGTATGTAGACTTACATACCCTGCTGCAGTTGTCT TAAATGAAAAAACCACAGAAGTAATCCAGGCTGCATTCCAGCATGCCAAATATCCAAGTATTCAGGGGGAGAAGACAATATTATTCATGGGCAAGCTGAAGTATGGAATACACAA TCTGGAGATCCACAATCTGACAATTGGGAAAAGCGACTTTGAGCTGCAGGAAAATAAAGGCATTGCCATCACTATCTCCaatgtttctgctgtttttacggGAACCATTACATATGAATATGGGAGCAGTCT CTTCTCTGTAGGCCAGTCACTTGATTTTGAGGTCGAGTCCCAAATTGATTTAGTCATCAATTCTAATCTAC ACTGTGGAAAAGGCAGAGTAGCTGCAGACACGTCTGACTGCTACCTTACGTTTCACAAGCTGCTACTCCTACTGCAAGGCGACCGAGA ACCTGGCTGGCTGAAGAAAGTGTTCACTAATTTCATCACTATCACAGTAAAGCTGGTTGTAAAGGGGCAA ATATGtaaggaaataaacaaagtgGCAAATATCCTGGCAGATTTTATTCAGGACACAGCAG AGCAGTTTTTGAGTAATGGAAACATCTCTGTCGATATTGGTCTAACCTCTGCCCCTGTCATCACTTCAAATTACATTGAGTCTTACCACAAG GGTCTAGTAACCTATAATAGCAGCACCTCAGTGATCAAAGACTCTGTCTTTAATCCAGAGCAGATTTCAGAGAACCGCAGCCTGTACTTTTGGCTCTCTGATGTTGCCCTTGACCCTCTAATGACGGCAGCATACCACGATGGACGATTCTCTAGAAACATCTCTAAAACAGAGCTTGCT GACATGTTCCAGACTCAGCTGTCCACAGACAGACCTAATTTAGTGAGCAAG TGGCTTTTGTCCGAGGAACCGTTGTTAAGAGCGTGGAGTGCATCAGTGCCTCGTTTCTGGACAACACTGCAAGCCTCGTATGTCAGGGTGGTTGCTGCAGTGGAGCTCTCTTCTGCAAAGCAGGACAGTCCTGTGCTTTACTTTGAGACG GAAGTAGAAGTCTGTGTGAGAGCCTCTTATGCTGAAAAGAAAGTCATCCTGAAGGCCACACCAGTGCA TATATCTACATCAAACATTTCCATCTCAGAAGGTGTTTCTGAG ATGGAGAATGGCTTAAGTGTTTATCTTCAGGAAGCTGTTGAGAAGATTGGGATCACCAAAGTCATATCCT ATCTAGAGGTAGCAGTAACAGGCTTGATGGATAAGCAGGGGCTCAATCTGTTTGACCTCATCAATCCTGAAGTAATACCTTATAAT GGTTATGTCTTGGTGCAGATGGACTTTGGTTTCCCACAGCATCTACTGGTGGAGTTCCTCAGGAAGACTCTGGATTAA